From Marinoscillum sp. 108, a single genomic window includes:
- a CDS encoding Tex family protein yields the protein MINYAAKIAQELSLQPRFVEATTTLLDGGATVPFISRYRKELTGTMDEVEVAAVRDRLAQLRDLDKRREAILKSIEEQEKLTPELKKKIEAAETMAALEDLYLPYKPKRKTKASVAKEKGLEPLAKVLWQQGNVSPEQEAEQYISEEKGVEDVNAALQGARDIMAEWISEDAEARQKIRDLFKAEGMISSRVLKGKEVEGQKYKDYFEWEESLKTIPSHRLLAIRRGEREGILIMDTFVPEESAIDRLSRQFVQGSNAAAEHVATALKDSYKRLIKPSIETEARMESKKAADTEAISVFVDNIKQLLMAAPLGQKAVLALDPGFRTGCKVVCLDRQGKLLEHTAIYPNEPQKDIHTSAAIIGALCQKHSIEAIAIGNGTASRETEQFVKGIGLPASIIVAMVNESGASIYSASEVAREEFKDYDLTVRGAVSIGRRMMDPLAELVKIDAKSIGVGQYQHDVDQNALKHSLDDTVMSCVNGVGVELNTASKQLLTYVSGLGPQLAENIVKHRNENGAFKSREDLKSIPRLGDKAFEQAAGFLRIKGAKNILDESAVHPERYNTVYTMAKDLGCTVEDLVKDQNLRSRIDLKKYVSDDLGLPTLKDILAELAKPGRDPREQFETFAFADHVHEIKDLSVGMKLPGIITNITKFGAFVDVGVHQDGLVHVSHLSDSFVSDPTKAVKLQQKVMVTVLEVDVPRKRISLSMKSDPYGKSAPKQDRKKREEKEPEGDLQAKLAMLKGKFGK from the coding sequence ATGATCAATTACGCTGCTAAGATAGCCCAGGAACTCTCATTACAACCCCGCTTTGTAGAAGCCACCACCACCCTATTGGATGGGGGTGCCACTGTGCCTTTTATTTCCCGATACCGGAAGGAACTCACAGGTACCATGGATGAAGTAGAAGTGGCGGCGGTAAGGGATCGACTGGCCCAGCTAAGGGATTTGGATAAACGCAGGGAGGCGATTCTTAAGTCCATAGAAGAGCAGGAAAAGTTGACTCCCGAACTAAAGAAGAAAATAGAAGCTGCTGAAACGATGGCTGCCCTGGAAGACCTTTATCTTCCTTACAAACCCAAGCGAAAGACCAAAGCTTCCGTAGCCAAAGAAAAGGGACTGGAGCCCCTGGCCAAAGTATTGTGGCAACAGGGAAATGTATCACCTGAGCAGGAAGCGGAGCAATACATCAGTGAGGAGAAAGGTGTGGAAGATGTGAATGCCGCGCTACAGGGTGCCAGGGATATTATGGCTGAGTGGATCAGTGAGGATGCGGAGGCCAGACAGAAGATCAGAGACCTGTTTAAGGCCGAGGGGATGATTAGCTCCAGGGTACTCAAGGGAAAAGAGGTAGAAGGCCAGAAGTACAAAGATTACTTCGAATGGGAGGAGTCATTGAAGACCATCCCATCTCACAGACTACTGGCCATCCGTCGTGGTGAGCGGGAGGGAATCCTGATTATGGACACATTTGTGCCTGAAGAGTCAGCCATTGATCGGTTAAGCCGACAGTTTGTGCAGGGCTCCAATGCCGCGGCTGAACATGTAGCTACAGCCCTCAAAGATTCATACAAAAGACTCATCAAGCCGAGTATAGAGACCGAGGCACGGATGGAAAGCAAGAAAGCTGCCGATACCGAGGCTATTTCGGTATTTGTAGATAACATCAAGCAGCTCCTAATGGCCGCTCCACTGGGACAAAAAGCAGTATTGGCATTAGACCCGGGCTTCAGGACGGGGTGTAAAGTGGTGTGTTTGGATCGTCAGGGGAAGCTTTTGGAACATACGGCTATTTATCCCAATGAGCCCCAAAAAGACATTCATACTTCTGCGGCCATTATCGGTGCCCTGTGTCAGAAGCATAGCATAGAAGCCATCGCCATAGGCAATGGAACTGCCAGTCGGGAGACAGAGCAGTTTGTGAAGGGCATAGGCTTACCCGCCAGTATCATCGTGGCCATGGTCAACGAAAGTGGAGCCTCTATTTACTCCGCTTCGGAGGTGGCTCGTGAAGAGTTCAAAGATTATGACCTTACCGTACGTGGAGCGGTGAGTATCGGCCGCCGAATGATGGATCCATTGGCGGAGCTGGTGAAGATAGATGCCAAATCCATCGGTGTAGGACAGTATCAGCACGATGTAGATCAGAATGCCCTGAAGCATTCTTTGGATGATACTGTAATGAGTTGTGTGAATGGCGTGGGGGTAGAGCTCAATACGGCGAGCAAGCAGCTTTTGACTTATGTATCTGGTTTGGGGCCACAGCTGGCTGAAAACATTGTCAAGCACAGAAACGAAAATGGGGCATTCAAAAGTCGGGAGGATCTGAAAAGCATTCCCCGACTTGGAGATAAAGCATTTGAACAGGCGGCAGGTTTCCTAAGGATCAAGGGGGCTAAAAACATACTGGATGAAAGTGCCGTGCATCCGGAACGCTACAATACGGTGTACACCATGGCCAAGGACCTGGGCTGTACGGTGGAGGATCTTGTAAAAGATCAAAACCTGAGGAGCAGGATCGATTTGAAAAAGTATGTATCTGACGATCTTGGTTTGCCTACCTTGAAGGATATTCTGGCGGAGCTGGCCAAGCCGGGGCGTGATCCTCGTGAGCAGTTCGAGACTTTCGCATTTGCAGACCATGTGCATGAAATCAAAGATTTGTCTGTGGGTATGAAGCTTCCAGGTATCATTACCAATATCACCAAATTTGGGGCGTTTGTGGATGTAGGGGTGCACCAGGATGGTCTGGTACATGTGAGTCATCTTTCGGATAGCTTTGTGTCTGATCCTACCAAGGCGGTGAAACTGCAGCAAAAGGTGATGGTGACGGTGTTGGAGGTAGATGTACCCAGAAAGCGGATTTCACTTTCCATGAAGTCGGACCCTTATGGTAAGTCGGCTCCCAAGCAGGACCGTAAAAAGAGAGAAGAAAAAGAACCGGAAGGAGACTTGCAAGCCAAACTGGCCATGCTCAAGGGTAAATTCGGTAAATAA
- a CDS encoding TlpA disulfide reductase family protein yields MSKKSYRKELIEWTIIVVVGLTLYVTGLHTEVIGQIQRVVLATGIMQPEADDEKATASYDLRLSNIAGKPVSFSTFRGQTIFLNFWATWCPPCIAEMPDIEDLYQKMGKDVTFVMISLDEDRDKARRFVDRKGFELPVYFLESPLPSPYNPSSIPTTYVISPDGQVVLTRHGMAKYDTEEFRAFLSTLTPK; encoded by the coding sequence ATGAGCAAGAAATCTTACAGAAAAGAACTGATAGAATGGACCATTATTGTGGTAGTGGGTCTGACACTTTATGTCACCGGACTGCATACCGAGGTGATCGGACAAATTCAGCGGGTGGTTCTGGCCACAGGAATCATGCAGCCCGAGGCAGATGATGAGAAGGCAACAGCCAGCTACGATCTCAGGCTTTCTAATATCGCCGGCAAACCAGTCAGTTTTTCAACCTTTCGGGGCCAAACGATCTTTCTTAATTTCTGGGCGACCTGGTGTCCACCATGTATTGCGGAGATGCCAGACATAGAAGACCTCTACCAGAAAATGGGGAAGGACGTGACCTTCGTGATGATCTCACTGGATGAAGATCGGGACAAGGCCCGGAGGTTCGTTGACAGAAAAGGATTTGAGCTCCCGGTATACTTCCTGGAGTCTCCACTGCCCTCACCGTACAACCCCAGCTCCATCCCCACCACCTATGTCATCTCTCCGGATGGTCAGGTAGTGCTCACCCGCCACGGCATGGCTAAATATGACACGGAAGAGTTTAGGGCATTTCTCTCCACACTCACACCGAAGTAG
- a CDS encoding histidine phosphatase family protein: protein MVKNLYLLRHGQAEYGFQGSDFDRSLTVNGVIQLRSLGQAMKLKSFYPDKVYCSTANRTQQTAEIFTEELDYTLPVHYMEEIYEASVRTLFELITKQDEADSVILIIGHNPGISYLYDYLTSANFGDMTPGELVRIEFEDLAWSEISKGVGFKKTI, encoded by the coding sequence ATGGTTAAGAATCTTTATTTATTGCGGCACGGACAGGCCGAGTATGGTTTCCAGGGATCTGATTTTGACCGATCATTGACTGTGAATGGTGTGATTCAGCTTCGGTCTTTGGGTCAGGCCATGAAGTTGAAGTCTTTTTATCCTGACAAAGTGTACTGCAGTACCGCCAACAGAACCCAGCAAACAGCCGAGATATTCACTGAAGAACTGGATTACACATTGCCGGTGCATTACATGGAGGAAATATATGAAGCCTCAGTGCGCACGCTCTTCGAACTGATCACCAAACAGGATGAAGCAGATAGCGTGATATTGATCATTGGTCATAACCCCGGCATTTCCTACCTCTATGATTACCTCACAAGTGCCAACTTTGGAGACATGACTCCCGGGGAGCTGGTCAGGATCGAGTTTGAGGACCTGGCTTGGTCAGAGATCTCCAAAGGGGTGGGCTTTAAGAAAACCATCTAA
- the topA gene encoding type I DNA topoisomerase, producing the protein MAKNLVIVESPAKAKTIEGYLGSDYQVKSSYGHVRDLPKGDKAIDIANGFKPTYEVSADKKEVIRELKKLAKAAETIYLASDDDREGEAISWHLKEALNLNDSNTRRIVFREITKNAIQNAIQNPRGIDIDLVNAQQARRILDRLVGFELSPVLWKKVRRGLSAGRVQSVAVRMVVEREREIDQFEAQSSFKISALFDLDQGKVLQAELGKRFKTEAEAQAFLNLCTGADFEISNLETKPAKKSPAPPFTTSTLQQEASRKLGYSVSYTMSLAQKLYEAGKISYMRTDSVNLSQEAIASANSEISGSYGKDFIQNRSYKTKSQSAQEAHEAIRPTDFHVQSVSAGSAEGRLYELIWKRAIASQMADAQLEKTTATISISTTDEVLVARGEVIKFEGFLKVYLESTDDDEDEEQKSMLPPLAIGQKLDLQQMLGKEGFTRPPARYTEASLVKQLEEKGIGRPSTYAPTISTIQKREYVIKESRDGKERQYVELVLAKGQINKTTKTEMTGAEKNKLFPTNIAMIVNDFLVEHFENVVDYSFTADVEKEFDDIANGTKAWEQMIQSFYGKFHTKVENTDSLERADISAARELGTDPKTGKNIYARMGKYGAYVQLGESPEKEDDEKPQYASLKKGQFLENVTIEEALELFKLPRNLGEFEDKVMTAAIGRFGPYIRHDGKFVSLPKEMDPLTVTEEEAIELILAKREADANKFIKTFDEDPEVQVLNGRYGAYIKFGKKNVKIPKDKVPEELTYAECKELADKTPEKKGRGGGARKKK; encoded by the coding sequence ATGGCAAAAAACCTGGTAATAGTAGAGTCTCCGGCAAAAGCAAAAACGATAGAAGGGTATTTGGGTAGCGATTACCAAGTGAAGTCATCTTACGGTCATGTAAGAGATCTCCCCAAAGGAGATAAGGCCATAGACATTGCCAACGGCTTCAAACCCACCTATGAGGTTTCAGCAGACAAAAAGGAGGTCATCAGAGAACTCAAGAAATTGGCGAAGGCAGCTGAGACCATCTACCTCGCGAGTGATGATGACCGTGAAGGAGAGGCCATTTCCTGGCATTTGAAAGAAGCACTGAACCTCAATGACTCCAATACAAGAAGAATTGTTTTTCGTGAGATCACCAAAAATGCGATTCAAAACGCCATACAGAATCCTCGGGGAATTGATATAGACCTGGTCAATGCACAGCAAGCCAGACGAATTCTGGACAGATTGGTAGGTTTTGAGTTATCCCCTGTCCTTTGGAAAAAAGTACGCCGGGGATTATCTGCCGGTCGGGTACAGTCCGTAGCTGTCCGCATGGTGGTAGAAAGAGAGCGTGAGATAGATCAGTTTGAAGCTCAGTCTAGTTTCAAGATCTCGGCCTTGTTTGACCTGGATCAGGGAAAAGTGCTTCAGGCAGAATTGGGCAAACGTTTCAAAACTGAAGCAGAAGCACAGGCTTTTCTCAACCTCTGCACAGGTGCCGATTTTGAAATCAGTAACCTGGAGACCAAACCGGCCAAGAAAAGTCCGGCTCCTCCTTTTACCACTTCTACACTCCAGCAGGAGGCCAGTAGGAAACTAGGCTACTCAGTGTCCTATACCATGTCACTGGCCCAAAAGCTCTACGAGGCAGGTAAGATCTCTTACATGAGAACTGACTCTGTAAACCTGTCACAAGAGGCCATCGCCAGTGCGAATTCGGAAATATCCGGCTCTTATGGCAAAGACTTTATTCAAAACCGGTCTTACAAAACCAAATCGCAATCTGCACAGGAAGCTCACGAAGCAATTCGTCCTACAGATTTCCATGTACAGTCGGTGAGTGCGGGCTCAGCAGAAGGCCGACTTTATGAGCTCATCTGGAAGCGGGCTATCGCCTCGCAGATGGCTGATGCTCAGCTGGAAAAAACAACCGCCACCATCAGTATCTCCACCACCGACGAAGTGCTCGTGGCACGTGGTGAAGTGATCAAATTTGAAGGATTCCTAAAAGTGTATCTGGAGTCCACCGATGATGACGAAGACGAAGAACAAAAATCGATGCTCCCTCCCCTGGCCATAGGGCAGAAACTGGACCTACAGCAAATGCTGGGAAAAGAAGGTTTTACCAGACCTCCGGCCAGATATACTGAAGCCAGTCTGGTGAAGCAGTTGGAAGAAAAAGGGATCGGCCGACCGTCTACTTATGCCCCTACCATCTCTACCATACAGAAGCGTGAGTACGTGATCAAGGAATCACGTGATGGCAAGGAGCGACAGTATGTGGAGCTAGTACTGGCCAAAGGGCAGATCAACAAAACCACAAAAACCGAAATGACCGGGGCAGAGAAAAACAAACTCTTCCCTACCAATATTGCCATGATCGTCAACGATTTTCTGGTAGAACATTTCGAAAATGTAGTGGATTACTCTTTCACCGCAGATGTGGAGAAAGAGTTTGACGACATAGCCAATGGCACCAAAGCCTGGGAGCAAATGATCCAGTCATTTTACGGCAAGTTTCACACGAAAGTGGAAAACACCGATAGTCTGGAACGTGCGGATATCTCTGCGGCGCGGGAGCTGGGCACAGACCCTAAGACCGGCAAAAACATCTACGCACGGATGGGCAAATACGGCGCCTACGTGCAGTTGGGGGAATCACCCGAAAAGGAAGATGACGAAAAGCCTCAGTACGCCAGTCTGAAGAAAGGTCAGTTTCTTGAAAACGTCACCATAGAGGAAGCCCTTGAACTTTTCAAGCTACCTCGTAATCTGGGTGAGTTTGAAGACAAGGTGATGACTGCCGCCATTGGTCGCTTTGGTCCATATATCCGCCACGATGGCAAGTTTGTTTCCCTTCCAAAAGAGATGGATCCCCTCACGGTGACGGAAGAAGAAGCCATAGAGCTGATCCTGGCTAAGCGGGAAGCAGATGCCAACAAGTTTATCAAGACCTTTGATGAAGACCCTGAAGTGCAGGTACTCAACGGTAGGTACGGCGCCTATATCAAGTTTGGGAAGAAGAATGTGAAAATCCCGAAAGACAAGGTACCCGAGGAGCTGACCTATGCCGAGTGTAAAGAGCTGGCAGACAAAACGCCCGAGAAAAAAGGCCGGGGTGGCGGAGCCAGGAAGAAAAAATAA
- the dnaN gene encoding DNA polymerase III subunit beta: MKFIVSSSYLLKQLSAINGVITTNPVVPILENFLFEITDGTLTITASDLQTSMITELEVEAKENGSIAIPAKILLETLRNLPEQPVTFSIDADTYSIEINSDNGRYKLSGENATDFPKIPTVSDGYAVNMSSGVLAQAINSTIYATSNDELRPAMTGVYIKLDETNTTFVATDSHRLIRYRRVDIASDMAHNMIIPRKALTLLKSTLPSENTNVNLEFNASNAFFSFNNVKMICRLIDERFPDYENVIPSDNENAMNINKSELLSSLKRIAIYANKTTHQVRLKITGSELLISAEDLDFSNEASERLSCEHDGEDIEIGFNAKFLIEMLNNMDAEEITLKLNAPNRAGIILPVEKDENEDILLLVMPVMLNNYV, translated from the coding sequence ATGAAATTTATAGTATCATCATCTTACCTGCTTAAGCAACTTTCTGCCATCAATGGTGTGATCACAACGAATCCCGTGGTGCCTATTCTTGAGAATTTTCTTTTTGAAATCACAGATGGTACTTTGACGATCACTGCATCTGATCTTCAGACAAGCATGATCACTGAGCTGGAAGTGGAAGCTAAGGAGAATGGAAGTATTGCCATTCCCGCCAAGATTCTTTTGGAGACACTCAGAAACTTGCCTGAGCAGCCGGTGACCTTTTCCATCGATGCGGATACTTATAGCATAGAGATCAATTCGGATAACGGTAGATACAAGCTAAGTGGCGAGAACGCAACGGACTTCCCTAAGATCCCTACAGTGTCTGATGGGTATGCGGTGAATATGTCATCGGGAGTACTGGCCCAGGCCATCAACAGCACCATCTATGCCACCAGCAATGATGAACTAAGACCTGCAATGACAGGGGTATACATCAAACTGGATGAGACCAATACCACCTTTGTGGCTACGGACAGTCACCGACTGATTAGATACCGACGAGTGGATATTGCCTCTGACATGGCGCACAATATGATCATTCCAAGGAAGGCACTGACGCTTTTGAAGTCTACACTTCCTTCTGAAAATACCAACGTTAACCTTGAGTTTAACGCTTCTAATGCATTCTTCAGCTTCAACAATGTGAAGATGATATGCCGACTGATCGATGAGCGATTCCCGGATTACGAGAACGTGATTCCTTCAGACAATGAGAATGCGATGAACATCAACAAGAGTGAGCTCCTGAGCTCTCTGAAGCGGATTGCCATTTACGCCAATAAGACCACTCATCAGGTGCGGTTGAAGATCACAGGTAGTGAATTGTTGATCTCTGCTGAGGATTTGGACTTCTCCAACGAAGCCAGTGAGCGATTGTCTTGTGAGCATGACGGAGAGGATATCGAGATTGGCTTCAATGCCAAGTTTTTGATCGAAATGCTCAACAACATGGACGCGGAAGAGATCACCTTGAAACTCAACGCACCGAACCGAGCAGGTATCATTTTACCTGTAGAGAAAGACGAAAACGAAGACATTCTTTTACTGGTGATGCCAGTGATGCTGAACAACTACGTGTAA
- the gldG gene encoding gliding motility-associated ABC transporter substrate-binding protein GldG, with protein MRKSGYRLGLWLHLGIGVLIIVLLFQVADRYRFRLDMTEENRYSISDPTRNLLKRLDADVIVEVYLAGELPANFIRFQKSIRELLEEFAIYTDVNFDVKFVDPGEAASTRARNQYFQGLINQGLQPTNLNYTIDGKSTQKLIFPGAIISYGGRELALNLLKGNRASGPEEIINQSIEGLEYEFANALQQLAGTGRKRVGLITGHNEPDTSQLAGLNNLVLTKYDLFRVNLPTRTTPITGYDLLLVTKPTTAFSDREKYLLDQFVMKGGSVAFFLDALSVNMDSAAGDGTVAIPYDTRLADLLFKYGVRINQNYVADLNCGDFPVVAGNLGDQAQIRMLPWPYFPIITNYGKHPVVKNMDAVMVRFASTIDTVKAVGVEKIPLLMTSAHSKVMGAPVTVSFNDLQSDLMPEKFQSGPRTVGYLLEGTFTSLYKNRFPPQGFKKEEMVEDGVKNKVVVIADGDLVRNELSLEDGKPLPLGVEPYSQKTYANEAMLMNLIDYLVDEDGLVETRAKEVKIRPLDKVKVKQERTKWQVINLVIPIVLLLLFGVLKMIWRKRRNKY; from the coding sequence ATGAGGAAAAGTGGTTACAGATTGGGTTTGTGGTTGCACCTGGGCATAGGGGTACTGATTATTGTCTTGCTTTTTCAGGTAGCAGATCGCTATCGATTTCGCCTGGATATGACTGAGGAAAACCGGTACAGTATTTCTGATCCTACCAGAAACCTACTCAAAAGATTGGATGCAGATGTGATTGTGGAGGTATACCTGGCGGGGGAGCTACCGGCTAATTTCATTCGTTTTCAAAAGTCGATCCGTGAATTACTGGAGGAGTTCGCCATTTATACGGATGTGAATTTTGATGTGAAATTCGTGGACCCGGGAGAAGCAGCGAGCACCCGTGCCCGCAACCAGTATTTCCAGGGACTGATCAATCAGGGCCTGCAGCCTACCAATCTTAATTATACCATCGATGGCAAGAGCACTCAGAAACTGATCTTTCCGGGAGCGATTATTTCCTACGGCGGCCGGGAACTCGCTCTTAATCTGCTGAAAGGTAACAGGGCCAGTGGGCCGGAAGAGATTATCAACCAGTCCATCGAGGGACTGGAGTATGAGTTTGCCAATGCCCTGCAGCAGTTGGCTGGGACTGGCCGCAAAAGAGTGGGGCTGATTACCGGTCACAACGAGCCGGATACCAGTCAGTTGGCCGGATTGAATAACCTCGTTCTTACCAAATATGATTTGTTTAGGGTGAACCTACCCACTCGCACCACGCCGATTACTGGTTATGATTTGCTGCTGGTGACCAAGCCTACCACTGCATTTTCCGACCGGGAAAAATATCTACTGGATCAGTTTGTGATGAAGGGCGGAAGCGTTGCTTTCTTCCTGGATGCCCTAAGTGTAAATATGGACAGTGCAGCAGGCGATGGCACGGTGGCCATTCCATATGATACCCGTTTGGCGGATTTGCTTTTCAAATATGGGGTGCGCATCAATCAAAACTATGTAGCCGACCTCAACTGTGGTGACTTTCCGGTGGTGGCAGGAAACCTGGGTGATCAGGCCCAAATACGCATGCTGCCCTGGCCGTACTTCCCCATCATTACCAACTATGGTAAACATCCTGTGGTGAAAAACATGGACGCGGTGATGGTTCGCTTTGCTTCTACAATTGACACGGTGAAAGCCGTGGGTGTGGAGAAGATTCCCTTGCTGATGACTTCTGCTCATAGTAAAGTCATGGGCGCGCCGGTCACTGTGAGTTTCAATGACCTGCAGTCTGACCTGATGCCTGAGAAATTTCAAAGTGGGCCACGAACCGTGGGTTATTTACTGGAAGGAACGTTTACCTCACTCTATAAAAATCGGTTTCCACCTCAGGGATTCAAAAAGGAAGAGATGGTAGAAGATGGGGTGAAAAACAAAGTGGTGGTCATAGCAGATGGAGACCTGGTACGCAACGAGCTGAGCCTGGAAGATGGCAAACCGCTGCCTTTGGGAGTGGAACCCTATAGTCAGAAGACCTATGCCAATGAGGCCATGCTCATGAATCTGATAGACTATCTGGTGGACGAGGACGGGCTGGTGGAGACCCGGGCCAAAGAGGTGAAGATTCGCCCGTTGGACAAAGTGAAAGTGAAGCAGGAACGTACCAAATGGCAGGTCATCAATCTGGTGATTCCCATCGTGCTGCTGTTGCTTTTTGGAGTGCTCAAGATGATTTGGAGAAAACGCAGAAACAAGTACTAA
- the gldF gene encoding gliding motility-associated ABC transporter permease subunit GldF, which translates to MISIFLKEVNEFLDSLIAYVVIGVFLIGIGLLMWVFPDTNVLDYGYASMEPLFSLGPYMFMFLIPAITMKSFAEEKRSGTIELLQTLPFRDSQIIMGKFLAGFFLVLFSVLPTIIYYYSLSYLSNPVGNLDTPGIIGSYIGLVFLGGVFTAIGILASALTGNQIVSFILAAFLCFFFYAGFDAVAEINLWADWSYYIAELGIMAHYTSISRGLLDFKDVVYFGSLMALMLLFTQLTLGFGK; encoded by the coding sequence ATGATCAGCATTTTTTTAAAAGAAGTCAATGAATTTCTGGACTCCCTGATTGCCTATGTGGTTATCGGGGTTTTTCTCATAGGAATCGGCCTGCTTATGTGGGTATTTCCGGATACCAACGTGCTCGACTATGGCTATGCCAGCATGGAGCCGCTCTTTAGCCTGGGGCCATACATGTTTATGTTTTTGATCCCGGCCATCACCATGAAATCTTTTGCCGAAGAGAAGCGCTCCGGAACCATTGAGCTTTTGCAGACGCTGCCCTTCAGGGATTCTCAGATCATTATGGGAAAATTCCTTGCCGGATTTTTTCTGGTTCTGTTTTCAGTGCTGCCCACCATCATCTATTACTACTCGCTGAGTTATCTCAGTAACCCGGTTGGCAACCTCGATACTCCAGGGATCATAGGCTCCTATATAGGCCTGGTGTTTCTGGGAGGTGTCTTCACGGCCATAGGCATCCTGGCCTCAGCCCTTACGGGAAACCAGATTGTTTCCTTCATTTTGGCGGCTTTTCTGTGTTTCTTTTTTTATGCCGGATTTGATGCCGTAGCGGAGATCAATCTCTGGGCAGACTGGTCCTATTACATCGCTGAGTTGGGCATTATGGCGCATTATACGTCTATCAGTCGCGGTTTACTGGACTTTAAGGATGTTGTCTATTTCGGGAGCCTGATGGCTCTGATGTTGCTATTTACACAATTAACCCTGGGATTCGGAAAATGA
- a CDS encoding ATP-binding cassette domain-containing protein yields MAVSIQQLTKVFGTQRAVSDISFEAEKGRITGFLGPNGAGKSTTMKMATGYIRPTAGQVLIEGLDVTDHPLQTKALTGYLPEHNSLYLDMYVREFLRFIASAYGLKSAGKRVDEMIELVGLQRERGKRLSALSKGYRQRVGLAKALIHNPKVLILDEPTSGLDPNQILEIRQVIKDISVDKTVILSTHIMQEVEAICDHVVIIDRGELVANDQLSVLKEGLNHTNGIIIEFEQPVDQSVFIQAGFEPQPFGASAYLIESDRSDLRAELLRITSENDLPLVSLTKSQQSLEEIFHRLTQKTEA; encoded by the coding sequence ATGGCCGTATCTATCCAGCAATTAACAAAAGTCTTCGGGACACAGCGGGCAGTCAGCGATATTTCTTTCGAAGCTGAAAAGGGGCGAATTACCGGCTTTTTGGGTCCTAATGGTGCAGGAAAGTCCACCACCATGAAAATGGCCACCGGGTATATCCGGCCTACAGCTGGTCAGGTGCTGATAGAAGGACTGGATGTGACAGATCACCCCCTCCAAACCAAGGCACTCACCGGCTATTTGCCGGAGCATAATTCCTTGTATCTGGATATGTACGTCAGGGAGTTTCTGCGATTCATAGCCAGTGCCTATGGACTGAAAAGCGCAGGCAAGCGGGTGGACGAAATGATTGAGCTCGTGGGACTGCAGCGGGAGCGTGGCAAGCGACTCAGTGCCCTTTCGAAGGGGTATCGCCAACGAGTGGGCTTGGCCAAAGCCCTGATTCATAACCCCAAAGTACTTATCCTGGATGAGCCCACATCGGGCCTCGATCCCAATCAGATTTTGGAAATTCGTCAGGTGATCAAAGACATTAGCGTGGACAAAACGGTGATCCTTTCCACCCACATCATGCAGGAGGTGGAGGCTATATGCGACCATGTGGTGATCATCGATCGTGGTGAGCTCGTGGCCAATGATCAGCTATCTGTGCTCAAAGAGGGACTCAATCATACCAATGGAATAATCATCGAATTTGAGCAACCCGTAGATCAGAGCGTGTTTATACAAGCCGGTTTCGAGCCTCAGCCTTTTGGGGCCAGCGCCTATTTGATTGAGTCTGATCGCTCAGACCTGAGGGCGGAGCTCCTTCGGATCACCTCCGAAAATGACCTGCCGTTGGTGAGCCTCACCAAATCACAGCAGTCACTGGAAGAAATTTTTCATCGCTTAACGCAAAAGACGGAAGCATGA
- a CDS encoding SDR family oxidoreductase, translating into MEHLKGKRAIVTGVSKGIGLEMARQLLDAGVEVAGWSRSQPELMDDHFHFIETDVADFDSVASAYRESVSRMGSEIHILINNAGYGVMGPVDELNVEDWKGMFDVNVHGLMYCTKMVVPQMKKMDQGHIVNISSIAGLNGVKNMSGYVATKHAVRGFGHSLMMELRDWGIKVTNVYPGSIKTGFFDQIDSIAANDNMMRPEDVAKSVIDLLNTHPNYLPVDLELRPLRPKGKQ; encoded by the coding sequence ATGGAGCATTTGAAGGGTAAGAGAGCCATAGTGACAGGAGTGAGTAAAGGAATAGGATTGGAAATGGCCCGGCAGCTACTGGATGCAGGCGTGGAGGTAGCCGGCTGGAGCAGGTCTCAGCCGGAGCTGATGGATGACCACTTTCATTTTATAGAAACTGATGTGGCGGATTTTGATTCGGTGGCCAGCGCCTATCGGGAGTCCGTTTCCCGCATGGGGTCAGAGATTCACATCCTCATCAATAACGCCGGATATGGGGTGATGGGGCCCGTGGACGAACTGAATGTGGAAGACTGGAAAGGAATGTTTGATGTGAATGTACACGGCCTGATGTACTGTACCAAAATGGTGGTGCCCCAAATGAAAAAGATGGATCAGGGCCATATCGTCAATATCAGCTCGATTGCCGGTCTCAACGGTGTGAAAAACATGAGCGGTTATGTAGCCACCAAGCACGCAGTGCGTGGGTTTGGCCACTCCCTGATGATGGAGCTGCGGGACTGGGGCATCAAAGTCACCAATGTTTATCCGGGGAGCATCAAGACCGGATTCTTCGATCAGATAGATTCCATAGCCGCCAATGACAACATGATGCGCCCGGAAGACGTAGCTAAGTCAGTGATTGATCTTTTAAATACACATCCTAATTATCTTCCTGTAGATTTGGAACTCAGACCACTCAGACCAAAAGGCAAGCAGTAA